The following coding sequences lie in one Vanacampus margaritifer isolate UIUO_Vmar chromosome 16, RoL_Vmar_1.0, whole genome shotgun sequence genomic window:
- the LOC144036446 gene encoding F-BAR and double SH3 domains protein 2-like produces MQPPPRKVRVTQELKHIHGEQLSRLHIKHQAECDLLEDLRTFSQKRASVERDYAQALQKLANQYLKREWPDNCLSEEADHRNMYCVWRAYLEGTVQVTQSRISACDNYKVQVAEPAKTARLQKEQQLRKCIERLTSIQAELQESVKDLTKSRKKYQEAETMAQAVREKAELEARSKLSLFQSRSSLQRATVKLKAKRSECNSKATHSRNDYLLTLAAANAHQQRYYDNDLSDSLKVLDGRIYEQVKDYLVSLCQTELESYQAMHDTFNKLLDSASGVQQEFHQQMFVQKNGVFQKAADFSYQPIDTDTVTHLIKESGTAEEHSLDKEARKWASRVAREYKSIIHTQRVLEEFGSLESSEQNAGELEAKMEVARQSLRRAETVKVKAEARLDLLRQAGVGVETWLKSAMNQVMEELENERWNNLNAHDPSLSGTADLEREDEEETEDSGDVLDDSSSSPSSTLKNYPLTCKVLYSYKASQPDELTIEEQEILEVIDDGDMEDWVKARNRSGQVGYVPEKYLQLPSSNSLLSMLQSLAALDARSHSSSNSTEPESELPTGSVNGDASVSFAKALYDYAGQTDDELSFPEGAIIRILSRETHEDDGFWEGEFNGVVGVFPAVLVEDLAGGPGENGDGQRDGSSNQCSPCTPSHCERSPHSPFHSGPLHSSPLQTPTTSSSPQSSPCSATTSPIGRPPAYHNGHHRPPPTTPHKSPFHSPAQGSPQPPKYPESGSGTIRPVRAAPPPPKQHPRGQVKRREEVEITLV; encoded by the exons ATGCAACCCCCACCGAGaaag GTCCGGGTCACCCAGGAGCTGAAGCACATTCACGGCGAGCAGCTGAGCAGACTGCATATCAAACACCAGGCCGAGTGTGACCTCCTGGAGGACCTGAG GACTTTTAGCCAAAAGAGGGCATCTGTCGAGCGGGACTACGCCCAG GCCCTGCAGAAGTTGGCCAATCAGTACCTAAAAAGAGAATGGCCCGACAACTGCCTATCCGAAGAAGCCGATCACAG GAACATGTATTGCGTATGGAGGGCTTATCTGGAGGGGACCGTCCAGGTCACGCAGTCCAGGATCAGCGCCTGCGACAACTACAAAGTGCAAGTCGCCGAGCCGGCCAAGACGGCCCGGCTGCAGAAGGAGCAGCAGCTGCGCAAG TGTATCGAGCGGCTGACGAGCATTCAGGCTGAGCTGCAGGAGTCCGTCAAAGACCTGACCAAGAGCAGGAAGAAGTACCAGGAGGCGGAGACCATGGCACAGGCCGTGCGGGAAAAGGCAGAGCTGGAAGCCAG GTCCAAGCTGAGCCTCTTTCAGTCCAGATCTAGTCTGCAGAGGGCAACTGTCAAG CTCAAAGCCAAGCGGAGCGAGTGCAACTCCAAAGCCACCCACAGCCGCAACGACTACCTGCTCACGTTAGCCGCCGCCAACGCTCACCAGCAACGCTACTACGACAACGACCTCAGCGACTCCCTCAAG GTGCTGGATGGGAGGATTTACGAGCAGGTGAAGGATTACTTGGTGTCGCTGTGTCAGACGGAGCTTGAGAGCTACCAGGCCATGCATGACACCTTCAACAAGCTCTTGGACAGCGCCAGCGGG GTGCAGCAGGAGTTCCATCAGCAGATGTTTGTGCAGAAGAATGGCGTTTTCCAGAAAGCAGCTGACTTCTCGTACCAGCCCATCGACACGGATacg gtGACACATCTGATAAAAGAGAGCGGCACGGCAGAGGAGCACAGCTTGGACAAGGAGGCCCGCAAGTGGGCCAGTCGGGTGGCCCGAGAGTACAAGAGCATCATCCACACACAACGG GTCTTGGAGGAATTTGggtctctggagagctcagagCAGAACGCCGGAGAGCTGGAGGCCAAGATGGAAGTGGCCAGGCAGAGTCTGCGAAGGGCAGAG ACGGTCAAGGTGAAGGCCGAGGCCCGTCTGGACCTGTTGAGGCAGGCGGGCGTCGGGGTGGAAACGTGGCTGAAGAGCGCCATGAACCAGGTGATGGAGGAGCTGGAGAACGAGCGCTGGAACAACCTCAACGCCCACGATCCTTCGCTCTCC GGAACCGCCGACTTGGAGcgcgaggacgaggaggagacgGAGGACAGTGGCGACGTGTTGGACGACAGCAGCTCCAGCCCCTCCAGCACGTTGAAAAACTACCCCCTCACCTGCAAAGTGCTCTACTCCTACAAG GCCTCTCAGCCAGATGAACTGACCATCGAGGAGCAGGAAATCTTGGAGGTCATCGACGACGGCGACATGGAGGACTGGGTGAAG GCCAGAAACCGTAGCGGCCAGGTAGGCTACGTCCCGGAGAAATACCTGCAGCTGCCGTCCTCCAACAGCCTGCTGAGCATGCTGCAGTCCCTGGCCGCGCTGGACGCTCGCTCACACTCCTCCAGCAACTCCACCGAACCCGAATCCGAGCTTCCCACCGGCTCTGTCAACGGAGACGCCAGTG TGTCATTTGCCAAGGCCCTGTACGACTACGCTGGCCAGACGGACGACGAGCTCTCCTTCCCCGAGGGCGCCATCATCCGCATCCTGAGCCGAGAGACCCACGAGGATGACGGCTTCTGGGAGGGCGAGTTCAACGGCGTCGTCGGCGTGTTCCCCGCCGTCCTGGTAGAGGACCTGGCCGGCGGGCCGGGCGAAAACGGCGACGGGCAGAGAGACGGCAGCAGCAATCAG TGTTCCCCCTGCACGCCGTCCCACTGCGAGCGCTCCCCTCACAGCCCCTTCCACTCGGGGCCGCTCCACAGCAGCCCCCTGCAGACGCCCACCACGTCGTCGTCGCCCCAGTCCAGCCCGTGCAGCGCCACCACCTCGCCCATCGGACGGCCGCCCGCCTACCACAACGGGCACCATCGGCCGCCGCCCACCACGCCGCACAAGAGCCCCTTTCACA gTCCGGCGCAAGGCTCCCCGCAACCTCCCAAATACCCAGAGAGTGGATCTGGCACCATCCGACCT gtccGAGCTGCCCCGCCACCCCCCAAGCAGCATCCCCGAGGGCAGGTGAAGCGGCGAGAGGAGGTGGAGATCACGCTGGTGTGA
- the LOC144036293 gene encoding solute carrier family 22 member 4-like, translating into MQHYDSSVAFLGTWGRFQLLVFFLLCSTALPNGMGAFSFVFLTDTPQHRCRIPEANLSREWRQAAVPLEVADGEPQMSGCRRYRLDVLRNLSADGLLPVRDVNLSSLEQEDCADGWVYDTDVYQSTVVSQYDLVCSQHWKQPLTSTIFFLGVLVGSFISGVISDRFGRKPVLFATLIIQGVFTLLQMAAPSWEVFCFFLFCNGLGSISNYLSCYVLGTEILTGNARVIYSSMGVVIGFALGYMMLPLFAYFLRSWKTLLLAMGLLCFIYIPLWWILPESPMWLLSQGRVTEAEAIVRKAAQMNRVVAPEKIFGDSKLQANEERPVERYTVLDLVMKRRIAMTTILLCWVWFTLSICYYSLSLNTSQLDVDPYISCFLFAAVEVPAYMSCSLAIRYLPRRLAMVVIFLTMGLTFFSIQLVPQSIVALALALEMLGKFGASAGLSLLYAFTIELYPTGLRNTASGICVMVARVGSCIAPFFMELNIYFKYLPYITLGILAMLSILATLFLPESFKQPLPETLEQMQKRPSVTCLNICGRQTSKSMTVFKTRL; encoded by the exons ATGCAGCACTATGACAGCAGCGTGGCCTTCCTGGGAACGTGGGGTCGCTTCCAGCTGTTGGTTTTTTTCCTGCTCTGTTCCACAGCCTTGCCCAATGGGATGGGCGCCTTCTCGTTTGTGTTCCTCACCGACACGCCCCAGCACCGATGCCGGATCCCCGAGGCCAATCTTAGTCGGGAGTGGCGGCAGGCTGCGGTCCCTCTGGAG GTGGCGGACGGGGAACCCCAGATGAGCGGCTGTCGCCGCTACCGTTTGGACGTGCTCCGCAACCTCTCAGCCGATGGGCTGCTGCCAGTCCGCGACGTCAACCTCAGCAGCCTGGAGCAGGAGGACTGCGCCGATGGTTGGGTCTATGACACTGATGTCTACCAGTCCACCGTGGTCtcccag TATGACTTGGTGTGCAGTCAGCATTGGAAGCAACCATTGACCTCCACCATTTTCTTCCTGGGCGTCCTGGTGGGATCCTTCATCTCTGGAGTGATCTCTGACAG GTTTGGCCGTAAGCCGGTGCTGTTCGCCACTTTGATTATTCAGGGCGTGTTCACGCTACTGCAGATGGCCGCGCCGTCCTGGGAGGTGTTCTGCTTTTTTCTCTTCTGCAACGGTCTGGGCAGTATCTCCAACTACTTGTCCTGCTATGTGCTGG GCACAGAAATCCTCACGGGCAACGCTCGGGTGATTTACTCGTCAATGGGCGTGGTTATAGGGTTTGCCCTGGGCTACATGATGCTGCCGCTCTTTGCCTACTTCCTCCGGAGCTGGAAAACACTCCTGCTGGCCATGGGCCTGCTGTGTTTCATCTACATCCCGCTGTGGTG GATCCTCCCAGAGTCTCCCATGTGGCTGCTGTCTCAGGGCCGAGTGACGGAAGCCGAGGCCATCGTGAGAAAAGCTGCCCAGATGAACCGAGTGGTCGCACCAGAGAAGATCTTTGGTGATTCCAAGTTACAA GCAAACGAGGAGAGGCCAGTAGAGCGCTACACTGTTTTGGACCTGGTGATGAAAAGAAGGATCGCCATGACGACCATCCTCCTGTGCTGGGTGTG GTTCACGCTGTCCATTTGCTACTACAGCCTGTCCCTCAACACGTCGCAGCTCGACGTTGATCCGTACATCAGCTGCTTTCTGTTCGCCGCAGTGGAAGTGCCGGCGTACATGAGCTGCAGCCTGGCCATCCGATACTTGCCACGACGCCTCGCCATGGTGGTCATCTTCCTCACCATGGGCCTGACGTTCTTCTCTATTCAGCTGGTGCCTCAGA GTATCGTGGCTCTGGCATTGGCCTTGGAGATGTTGGGTAAGTTTGGCGCCTCAGCCGGCTTATCGTTGCTGTATGCCTTCACGATCGAGCTGTACCCGACGGGCCTGCGGAACACGGCATCCGGGATCTGCGTCATGGTGGCGCGAGTGGGAAGCTGCATCGCGCCCTTTTTCATGGAGCTGA ACATCTACTTCAAGTATCTGCCATATATCACCTTGGGCATTCTGGCCATGCTGTCGATCCTGGCCACGCTCTTCCTGCCGGAAAGTTTTAAACAACCGCTCCCCGAGACCCTTGAACAGATGCAAAAGAGGCCAAG CGTGACCTGTCTTAATATCTGTGGACGACAAACCTCCAAATCCATGACGGTCTTCAAAACCCGGCTGTGA
- the rsf1b.1 gene encoding remodeling and spacing factor 1 — protein sequence MAASAATASCPPVLCPNYAVICSFLERYGAQLDLPELTFPQLERYLRDTSSVPKLLVDLHVKLLRKIGKSVSADRWEKYLVKICQEFNTAWAWELEEKGYKSMTLESKTAILKYLCECQFDDNLKFKNAINEEDPDKMRLQPIGRDKDGQMYWFQLDQDNNVRLYVEEQDDLDGVSWKCIVRDRNDLAQVVALLKTHIDPELLKRDTKSEMDKAGEVKKDESSSDEDSKDSTKAAFQVSPKTESNGQLDHTNELKSETSEIKSSVNGIAEATSQKPLDHGLANEVQTIKEEAMDTSEAKAETQSGDPAPKSSPEEAKRKSVDEIQQMKNEQQAKIPLKKRGMKFTPVSPLKDNAKPAAVSEQAHCGSDHVNGEVQPTSERLQPRLSEKGLASTKEQKDSSCPEKDTVTLLDKENSVATEKAAATSCSKEADDKPSNQELDRNLKVPKPTDKSTGLPMEDSMDTTLKNKDKSNQEVKDRDSKDREKAQINLDCVDTSTEESGKFEKHACESEKDWSQAAEENKSVTIKEEWPKNAAGSQNLTVIKKADKPTSQKSQESSESSVINKVNTVESCQEMAPTDSAKTRSTSVTDSKKPRKSDTSEDNRCPDSPSKSAEETVNAAKDDQHKSNQDEQPKTLAPETSENSIMEPDSEQADKMEVEHPSAENKEDNKRLGFREGKSQSDKTEKAKTIQHSGKNVAEDTVIKTLAAVSKSAEDKSKTETENVKEALPDVKLKCQESKTESTSANLSKSDTSENAALDGSERTKPDVQSVTQEHNIKATSKNSHQPVVHDVTQSKDEADKSRNESENGDLKCQKDSTRAKLSKSAEKDAADGSETAKPVEAAQQCDDKAQYDARLQSQKESKTEKRSETMAKHSPDQFKTVKSIDQNRTAENEDKTLEKKEDPSRSNEPVATKSKNEEESNKEAKMETLSSKTTERDAADESKKTKLKDQKATEESGGKTPPESKNEEDKSPSDSKLKCQKDSKTEKLFQSNTTTEKNSSDESKTDKRGDLKTTEERNGKTSAQTEPSEDKRKETKNGHQALPDTKQKCQESQKDPTTHQLCPKDDTENDETINLKSSDQKLVAENERPEDKSKAAKRKNKQSESKKETGSKCQESEKNSTTEKLSKNDNTSEKDETDKSKNIDKESKCSLDAKFQSDQLGPKDASEDAESKTTKPDDQTATAERDGEEAAKNKSEEDESKKEAANGGEEARSDKSGGRSRAKMAAHQRWLKLQQEDKQADSESDTNAGGTGMSLRRSPRISRPTRKAVEVRDKKVDKLQEKQDEEEEEKEEEVKIVVRKPKEKNVDQDGPPKPKGRKRRKARWSNMRSRHKRKGSEDDDDDSDEQSSEDEESEEEEDDSDEDYKVERGPKRRRRNRERRSSDSSTSSDDDLPPNDDPCKHCGLPNHPELILLCDSCDSGYHTACLRPPLMIIPDGEWFCPPCQHKKLCDKLEEQLLNLDAALKKKQRAERRKERLIYVGISLENIITPSVELEEEKQEVIVKEKKKEAKRSKSWGRRSTRAKKNISYRFDEFDEAIEEAIEEDVKEAEGGGAGRGKDMANITGGRGKDMATIIQSEEGKENGQPPRPNSGQRKKKRRRLNDLDSDSTADDDESEDEFCLSESSEEDFAASGNETPAETDSNGSDGGSSGKRRSSKFRNKKSLQRRRSSRKRRRPKGYSDDEEVETDDDDDEEEIASAGSSEYSDSDLDVSRRRSRRSHKSQVNYCETSESEGSQAGTNLEKNKPKRRLESSESEASFSRDSEDGSRDRPSKRRVDSSDEDGDKESSKQRGRRLALKRRKASEEEEDSEDDSDESSEEDRPIRKRVNRIDSDDDEEEVEEVEEEEEVKPKEKKATEDKTAEEKVPEEKKVSEEKPTEESKGTNQMDCSNGQPAKEDEDEDDLLGVTDLVDYVCNNEQL from the exons ATGGCTGCTTCGGCGGCAACGGCGAGTTGTCCCCCTGTCCTGTGTCCCAATTACGCCGTCATTTGCTCCTTTCTGGAACGGTACGGAGCGCAGTTGGACCTGCCGGAGCTCACCTTCCCGCAGCTGGAGCGATACTTGCGGGACACATCCTCAG TTCCTAAGTTGCTAGTTGATCTTCACGTCAAGTTGCTGAGAAAGATCGGGAAGTCAGTGTCAGCAGACAGATGGGAAAAGTATCTAGtcaag ATATGCCAAGAGTTCAACACGGCGTGGGCATGGGAGCTGGAAGAAAAAGGCTACAAGAGCATGACATTGGAGAGCAAGACAGCCATTcttaaa TATCTGTGCGAGTGTCAGTTTGACGACAACCTGAAGTTCAAGAATGCCATCAATGAGGAGGACCCGGACAAGATGCGTCTGCAGCCCATCGGCCGCGACAAGGACGGCCAGATGTACTGGTTCCAGCTGGACCAGGACAACAACGTCCGCCTCTACGTGGAGGAGCAGGACGACCTGGACGGCGTCTCGTGGAAATGCATCGTCAG AGATCGCAATGACTTGGCTCAAGTGGTGGCTTTGCTCAAGACGCATATTGATCCCGAGCTCTTGAAGCGAGACACCAAAAGTGAGATGGACAAAGCag GTGAAGTAAAAAAAGATGAGAGCTCATCAGATGAGGACAGCAAAGACTCCACCAAGGCGGCCTTCCAGGTGTCACCAAAGACGGAGAGCAATGGACAACTGGATCACACCAATGAGCTGAAATCGGAGACGTCCGAGATAAAATCGTCAGTGAACGGCATAGCGGAAGCTACGTCACAGAAGCCGCTGGATCACGGTTTAGCAAATGAAGTCCAGACTATCAAAGAAGAGGCGATGGACACGTCCGAAGCCAAGGCAGAGACGCAGAGCGGGGACCCTGCTCCAAAGTCCTCCCCCGAAGAGGCCAAGCGGAAGAGCGTGGATGAAATCCAGCAGATGAAAAACGAACAGCAAGCCAAGATCCCACTGAAGAAAAGAGGCATGAAGTTCACGCCGGTGTCTCCGCTCAAGGACAACGCCAAACCCGCCGCCGTGTCCGAACAGGCACACTGTGGGAGCGACCACGTCAATGGTGAAGTTCAGCCCACGTCAGAACGCCTCCAGCCTCGTTTGAGTGAAAAGGGTTTGGCATCCACAAAGGAACAGAAGGATTCTAGCTGTCCGGAGAAGGACACAGTTACGCTTCTTGACAAGGAAAATAGTGTAGCAACAGAGAAGGCAGCAGCAACATCTTGTTCTAAAGAAGCTGATGACAAACCGTCCAATCAGGAACTAGACAGGAATTTAAAAGTGCCCAAGCCAACAGATAAAAGCACAGGATTGCCAATGGAGGACAGCATGGACACGACTCTAAAGAATAAGGACAAATCAAATCAAGAGGTCAAAGACCGTGATTCAAAAGATAGAGAAAAAGCTCAAATAAATCTTGATTGCGTGGACACGTCAACAGAAGAATCGGGCAAATTCGAAAAGCACGCGTGTGAGAGTGAAAAGGATTGGTCGCAGGCTGCTGAGGAGAACAAATCTGTGACCATAAAGGAAGAGTGGCCAAAAAATGCTGCGGGGAGCCAAAACTTGACAGTCATTAAAAAGGCAGATAAGCCTACAAGCCAGAAATCCCAAGAATCGTCCGAGTCGTCTGTAATCAATAAGGTGAACACGGTGGAGTCGTGTCAGGAGATGGCTCCTACGGACAGTGCGAAAACCAGGAGCACTTCTGTGACTGATTCCAAAAAGCCAAGAAAGTCGGACACCTCTGAAGACAACCGGTGTCCTGACTCGCCGTCCAAATCCGCAGAAGAAACTGTGAACGCCGCCAAAGACGACCAGCACAAATCAAATCAGGATGAGCAACCTAAGACGCTTGCGCCTGAAACCTCCGAAAACTCAATCATGGAACCGGACTCTGAACAGGCTGACAAAATGGAGGTGGAGCACCCATCGGCGGAAAACAAGGAAGACAACAAGAGGCTTGGATTTCGAGAGGGCAAAAGCCAAAGTGATAAAACAGAAAAAGCTAAAACGATACAACATAGTGGCAAAAACGTGGCCGAAGACACCGTCATCAAAACTCTCGCGGCTGTAAGCAAAAGTGCGGAAGACAAGTCCAAGACAGAGACGGAAAACGTCAAAGAAGCTCTGCCAGACGTCAAACTTAAATGCCAAGAAAGCAAAACGGAATCGACGAGCGCTAATCTCTCCAAAAGCGATACGTCTGAGAACGCCGCTCTTGATGGGTCCGAAAGGACGAAACCAGACGTTCAAAGCGTGACCCAAGAACATAACATCAAGGCTACGTCGAAAAACAGCCATCAACCCGTTGTTCATGACGTCACGCAAAGCAAAGACGAGGCAGACAAGTCCAGGAATGAGTCAGAAAACGGTGACCTTAAATGTCAAAAGGATTCCACAAGGGCTAAACTCTCCAAAAGTGCAGAGAAAGATGCAGCTGATGGATCTGAAACGGCAAAACCTGTTGAGGCGGCACAACAATGTGATGACAAAGCTCAATATGACGCAAGACTTCAATCTCAAAAGGAATCTAAAACCGAAAAACGCTCCGAAACGATGGCCAAACATTCTCCTGATCAATTCAAAACGGTGAAATCCATTGACCAAAACAGGACTGCAGAAAATGAGGACAAAACTCTGGAGAAAAAAGAAGACCCGAGCAGAAGCAACGAACCTGTCGCCACTAAAAGCAAAAATGAGGAAGAATCCAATAAGGAGGCGAAAATGGAAACTCTCTCCTCCAAAACAACCGAGCGAGATGCTGCCGATGAATCCAAAAAGACGAAACTCAAAGATCAAAAAGCGACGGAAGAGAGTGGCGGCAAAACACCACCGGAAAGCAAAAATGAGGAAGACAAGAGTCCATCAGATTCAAAGCTTAAGTGTCAAAAGGATTCTAAGACGGAAAAACTTTTCCAAAGTAACACGACGACGGAGAAAAACTCTTCTGATGAATCCAAAACGGACAAACGCGGTGACCTGAAGACGACGGAAGAGAGGAACGGCAAAACGTCAGCACAAACCGAGCCATCAGAAGACAAAAGGAAGGAGACAAAAAATGGCCACCAAGCTCTGCCAGACACAAAACAGAAGTGTCAAGAAAGCCAAAAGGATCCCACAACACATCAACTTTGTCCCAAAGACGATACAGAAAACGATGAAACGATAAATCTGAAATCCAGTGATCAAAAGCTTGTGGCGGAAAATGAGCGACCGGAAGACAAAAGTAAggcagcaaaaagaaaaaacaaacaaagcgaGTCCAAGAAAGAAACCGGCAGCAAATGTCAAGAAAGCGAAAAAAACTCCACAACGGAAAAACTCTCCAAAAACGATAACACATCAGAGAAAGATGAGACggataaaagcaaaaatatagaCAAAGAGTCGAAATGTTCGCTCGATGCAAAGTTCCAAAGTGATCAACTCGGCCCAAAGGACGCTTCAGAAGACGCAGAGTCCAAAACGACAAAACCTGACGATCAAACCGCGACGGCGGAACGTGACGGCGAAGAAGCGGCTAAAAACAAAAGCGAGGAAGACGAGTCCAAGAAAGAGGCGGCAAATGGCGGCGAAGAAGCCCGGTCGGACAAAAGCGGCGGCCGCAGTAGAGCCAAAATGGCGGCCCACCAACGCTGGCTGAAACTTCAGCAGGAGGACAAGCAGGCCGACTCTGAATCGGACACCAACGCGGGTGGCACTGGCATGTCCTTGAGACGATCGCCCAGGATCTCCAGACCCACGCGAAAGGCGGTGGAGGTCCGAGACAAGAAGGTCGACAAACTTCAGGAGAAacaagacgaggaggaggaagaaaaggaggaagaaGTGAAGATTGTTGTGAGGAAGCCCAAAGAGAAGAATGTGGATCAGGATGGTCCGCCCAAACCCAAG GGACGGAAGCGGCGGAAGGCGCGCTGGTCCAACATGCGCAGCCGGCACAAAAGGAAAGGCTccgaagacgacgacgacgacagcgACGAGCAGTCCAGCGAGGACGAGGAGAgcgaggaagaagaggacgacAGCGACGAGGACTACAAGGTGGAGCGAGGGCCCAAGAGGCGCCGGCGCAACCGAGAGCGCCGCAGTTCTGACTCGTCCACGTCCAGCGACGACGACCTGCCGCCCAACGACGACCCCTGCAAACATTGCGGGCTTCCCAACCATCCGGAACTG ATCTTGCTGTGCGATTCGTGCGACAGCGGCTACCACACGGCCTGCCTGAGGCCGCCCCTCATGATCATCCCCGACGGAGAATGGTTCTGCCCGCCCTGCCAACAC AAAAAATTGTGCGACAAATTGGAAGAGCAACTGCTAAACCTCGACGCCGCCTTGAAGAAGAAACAACGGGCGGAGAGGAG GAAAGAGCGTCTCATTTACGTCGGAATCAGCTTGGAAAACATCATCACGCCCTCC GTGGAGTTGGAAGAGGAGAAGCAGGAGGTGATtgtgaaggagaagaagaaggaggccaAGCGGAGTAAGAGCTGGGGGCGACGCTCCACCAGGGCCAAGAAGAACATCAGCTACAGATTCGACGAGTTTGACGAGGCCATCGAGGAGGCCATCGAAGAGGACGTGAAAGAAGCCGAGGGAGGAG GAGCCGGCCGCGGCAAAGACATGGCCAACATCAcgggggggagggggaaggaCATGGCCACCATCATCCAGTCGGAGGAGGGCAAGGAGAACGGCCAACCGCCTCGGCCCAACAGCGGCCAGCGCAAGAAGAAGCGGCGGCGCCTCAACGACCTGGACAGCGACAGCACCGCCGACGACGACGAGAGCGAGGACGAGTTCTGCCTCAGTGAAAG CTCGGAGGAAGACTTCGCGGCGTCTGGCAACGAGACGCCGGCCGAGACGGACTCCAACGGCAGCGACGGCGGCAGCAGCGGCAAACGCCGCTCGTCCAAGTTCCGCAACAAGAAATCGCTTCAGCGACGACGCAGCTCCCGAAAGCGGCGGCGACCCAAAGGCTACTCGGACGATGAGGAAGTGGAgacggacgacgacgacgacgaagaggaAATTG CGAGCGCAGGTTCCAGCGAGTACAGCGACAGCGACCTTGACGTGAGCCGGCGGCGCTCGCGGCGAAGTCACAAGTCTCAGGTCAACTACTGCGAGACGTCCGAATCGGAAGGATCCCAGGCTGGAACCAATCTGGAGAAAAACAAACCCAAACGACGCCTGGAAAGTTCGGAAagtgaag CGAGCTTCTCCAGAGATTCCGAGGACGGTTCCAGAGACCGGCCGTCCAAACGGCGAGTTGACTCCTCGGATGAAGACGGGGACAAAGAGTCTTCGAAGCAGCGTGGCCGTCGTCTGGCCCTGAAACGCCGGAAAGCgtcggaagaggaagaggactcGGAGGATGACTCGGACGAGTCCTCAGAGGAGGACCGTCCCATCCGTAAACGCGTCAACCGCATCGACTCGGACGACGATgaagaggaggtggaggaggtggaggaggaggaggaggtgaaaCCAAAAGAGAAGAAAGCCACAGAGGATAAGACGGCCGAGGAGAAGGTTCCGGAAGAGAAGAAGGTTTCCGAGGAGAAGCCCACCGAGGAGTCGAAGGGAACCAACCAAATGGACTGTAGCAACGGACAACCTGCCAAGGAGGACGAAGACGAAGACGACCTGCTGGGCGTTACGGACCTCGTGGACTATGTCTGCAATAAtgaacaattgtaa